The following are from one region of the Jeongeupia sp. USM3 genome:
- a CDS encoding sporulation protein codes for MFRSLLAAAGIGGAQVDTRIVRSRLVPGGMLLGEVVLKGGAVDQIIEGLQLVLCTEAEVETDNGEYTTAHVLAHWPLNERFVLRAGETMTIPLNSKLPDETPVTALPCRDNRTKVWIETRLAIASAIDASDRDPLQVEPTEAMQCVIAAMGALGYALVRADVEAGYLRTHVANSQSGCYQELEFRPQSYGGIAEVEISFLYDAHATHLVIEVDRRHRGDSYRVVSVPHAGLSTASVQRQLAELFS; via the coding sequence TACCGGGCGGCATGCTGCTCGGCGAAGTTGTGCTCAAGGGCGGCGCGGTCGACCAGATCATCGAAGGACTGCAGCTGGTGCTGTGCACCGAAGCCGAGGTCGAGACCGACAACGGCGAATACACCACCGCGCACGTGCTGGCGCACTGGCCGCTGAACGAGCGCTTCGTGCTGCGCGCCGGCGAGACGATGACGATCCCGCTCAACAGCAAGCTGCCCGACGAAACCCCGGTGACTGCACTACCGTGCCGCGACAACCGCACCAAGGTGTGGATCGAAACCCGGCTGGCCATCGCCAGCGCCATCGACGCCTCCGACCGCGACCCGCTGCAGGTCGAACCGACCGAGGCCATGCAGTGCGTGATTGCCGCCATGGGCGCGCTCGGCTACGCGCTGGTACGCGCCGACGTCGAAGCCGGCTACCTGCGCACCCACGTCGCCAACAGCCAGAGCGGCTGCTATCAGGAACTCGAATTCCGCCCGCAGAGCTACGGCGGCATCGCCGAGGTCGAAATCTCCTTCCTCTACGACGCCCACGCCACCCACCTCGTCATCGAAGTCGACCGCCGCCATCGCGGCGACAGCTACCGCGTGGTCAGCGTGCCGCATGCGGGGTTGAGTACGGCGAGTGTGCAGCGGCAGTTGGCGGAGCTGTTCTCGTAG